In the Sediminibacter sp. Hel_I_10 genome, one interval contains:
- a CDS encoding dATP/dGTP pyrophosphohydrolase domain-containing protein: protein MKIETIDQLCDVYESTKDKLIAEASNPASIGVAEIQNALRDMRDLAVEEIKRNTYPDHTDIIALEKVRFNWSLETFPEATPQGSLAKAKEELQEILAEISKGRRDPEEYADAIMCIFDIAGRMGINASVVMLYYANKIQKNKQRTWIKNPDNSYSHIKDNS from the coding sequence ATGAAAATTGAAACCATAGACCAATTGTGCGACGTTTACGAGAGCACTAAAGACAAGCTTATAGCCGAAGCTTCAAACCCCGCAAGTATAGGCGTGGCGGAAATTCAAAACGCATTAAGAGACATGAGGGATCTTGCTGTAGAAGAGATAAAAAGAAATACTTATCCAGATCATACCGATATCATTGCACTTGAAAAGGTAAGATTTAATTGGTCTTTAGAGACCTTTCCAGAGGCTACACCTCAAGGATCTCTCGCTAAAGCAAAAGAAGAGCTCCAAGAAATTTTAGCCGAGATTTCAAAAGGAAGAAGAGACCCTGAAGAGTATGCAGATGCCATCATGTGCATTTTTGACATTGCAGGAAGGATGGGTATTAATGCAAGTGTAGTAATGTTGTACTATGCTAATAAGATCCAAAAAAATAAGCAGCGTACCTGGATTAAAAACCCTGATAATAGTTATTCTCACATAAAAGACAACTCATGA